TAGTAATTATGATGTTCACAGTGCAATTTGCAGTAATTGGAATTATCAATATCGTCAAAAACGGAGTAGAGTATTACCTGAATGAAAATTTAATAGGCGTTCTGTTTTTTATTATCCTATTAATTTTTGATGCTTGGATTTTAACAGCAACTTTTCTACCGATTATAAAAATTAATGCAGAAGGTATTACAGCTTATTCCATTTTTTGGAAAAGAAAAATAGCGTGGACAGAAATAACATCAGTTAAATTAATAAAGGCACAAACCCGTCAATCAACAGGGCTCTCGTCCATCACATTTGAATTTACCCAACAACCCGAAACCAAAAATAATGCTTTGCTTAATAAAGGAGTAAGGGTAAATACATTTATCTTTATTTCAAAAAAGTCAGTAAAAAAAACAATTGCACATTCTTCGAGCTGGAAGTTGTTAAGTCATAGCAAAATAGCAACACCCGAAGCAATTGCATTTGAATATGAACCGAAAGCCTTGCAAATTATTCAGGAACATCTTAATAAACAAAAAACTTGAAACCCATTTTTAAAATAATTGTGATTGTTGCTGGTGCACTATTGTTGCTGCTATTTATATTTTACTTCAATTTCGACAGCGGACTGATGCGAAAACCCGCTGAACTAACAGACCGACTGGAGCAAACAAAACTGGTTGACTATAAACGAGACCAATATCAAATCAGAATTGGTGAGAATTACAAAAACAGTAAGATTGATTGGCGTTGGAATGCGATGTCGGATGAAGATGGCCATATCAGCCCCAAAGGAAAAGATGCCTTTATGTATCTTGGCGAGCCAGTGATTAAATACAACGATAATGAATGGCTGGTTGCCTTGTACATCACTACCGAAAAAGAAATCATCACTTCTGTGATCTGCTCTGTAGTTTTTGCTTTAGATACAGAAAAGCAAAACGCAAAAGCAGATTTTTTGAAATTATTGAATAAAGATATCACCCAATTACAAAACCCCACTATTGTAAAAGCTTTGGTGACGAAGGGGATTTATAAAACCTCGGAAGATAGTTTTACCTCGGTTTTTAGCCTTACAAAACAAGATCGTAGCGAATACAGCACATTTGAGTATAAAGTGTATGAAGAAGATTAATAGATAAATCCTAACATCAACAAATGAAAAAAGTTTATTATCAACCGCAAGGTATTAGCATATTTATTGGAACTACACTGATGTTGATTGGTCTTTCGCCTTTAATGTTTGATATCTATCTGGCAATTGAAGATGAAACTACCTTGGCTTCTTTTTTTAGTTCATTTTTACCCGGCAATTATTTTGCCTACGGTATTGTAGACGGAATAATATCGCTCATCCTGGAGCTACTATTGTTTGCCATTTTTTTAGGGATGTTTGTCGCAGGATTGATGTATGTGAAAAAATCACAAAATATTCTGAAACTGGAATTTGGTGATAACGAAATTGCCTACGCTACATTGAATATTAAAACAAAAGGAGATGTTTTGGCAACCGCATTTGGTTATCTACAAAACTATGAAACTATAGACTACACAGAAATTGATAAAATTGAATTGCTAAATAATGGAAGCCGAAAACTTATCAAGCTAAAACTGAAGAAAAGAGAGTTTTTGCTTAACATTCGTTTCCCCGAAAGTGAGGCCGAAGAGGTAAGAAAGTTTATAATGGGTAAAATGAAATAAAGCGAATTGTAAACCAAGCCCAGCGAATTGTAAATGGTGAAACTTTGCAAAAAACAATGTAATTAAATTTGATTAAGTGAAACAAGCTCTGCCAATATACTAAAATGGCGGTATTTGCGCAGGTTTGTTTCAGATATAAACACATTGGTAGTAATTTTACTGACCGACCTATCTTAAAAACAAAACATCGAGAAACAATGAAAAAAATATTAACGTTTTTACTTTTAGCAACTTGTTGCATTTCTGCATTTTCACAGAAAGGACCAAAGCCCAAAGGGGTATTTTCAACAGTTGGAACTTCTGAAATTACTAAAAAAGATAAATTAATAGGGACTTATAAAATTAGAAATAAACGATTTAATGTTTATTGTGGTTATCAAGACTTGGACACTGATTTACGACAAGAAAAAGGCGATACATTAGAAGTTTATAAAATTGTAAGCTCTGAAAAGGACAAATGGAAACACAGTGAATTTGAAATCACAAAATATGCTACAAGAAATGGTAAAATTATTCGGGAAGGTTTCTATAAAGCAGAAAACGACACACTTACTGTAACTGAACACGGATTTGATTATTACAATGCAGATAAGTTAATTACAAAGTATATTACTGACAAGTATGGACTTAAAGAAATAAGCAAAGAAATGAAAGGAATTAACTCTCAAAATTTATCTGATAAATATCTAAAACCTGCAGAAGTAAAAGTTCCGCCACCAGCAAAAAATTAGCTAACGTTGGTTGCAATTTTTACCTCAACCTAAAAAACATACAGTGAATGAAAATTTTATTTTACTTATTGATTTTAACAGTCGCCTCTTGTAAATCAGATGCGGGAAATCAGCCCCTCATTTTAGAACAACATTCTAAATTTAATTTAGAAGCAGTCAATTTTTCGGAAGATGTTGCAAAACTTTTTTCAAAACATATAACCATAGATGCCGATGGCTATTTTGAATATGATAGTTTGGCCAACGGAACGCTTACACAAGAAAAACTTCTTTATCCGACCCCAAAAACCATATCAAAACCAAGGCGTTTTGGTTACGTATACCGTAGCCCACTTTTAAACAGTGTTGCCAGATACAACGATTTGTTTTTTGAACATATTGCCATATTGACCGACAGCAACAAAAAGCCGGTAGCCTATTATGCGGAAGCCAAAACGGACAGCATTGATGCGCAAAAAAATCTGCTTCATATTTTCAATAAAAAGTATGGCAAGCCAAAATACGCATTCAACATTTCGCGTGATTTCAATATTTGCTCCTACGAATGGGATTTAAAAGACAAAACAATCCAATTAGAAACGGGATTTGGAATGACTTCTGACACTAGTAATAAGGATGGAATTTATTTCAATACCCGTATTTTAATCATCGACAATCAAAAAAAAGATGCAGTTTACAAAGCTCATTTTTTTGAGTACAGCGATAAAGTGGAATATCAGGGTAAATTATATTCGCCAGAAGAATTGGGGTTAGCACGCAAACAAATTGAAAAGGACAATTTTTTATTAAACTCAACGAATGAGGAATATATAAAAGACCCGTTCCACAGCATAAAATTTAGAAGTGATGACCCTAAAATTAACTAATTAAACAATAAAATTCCCGTCAAAACGGACGGCAAAACAACAAGAGGGTTAAGTGAAAAAACTACCGCCAATAAAGGGGGCACTAGTGGGGCGAAACTGCAAGGTTCAATTCTTTAATTAGCGAATTGTAAACCAACCCCAGCGAATTGTAAATGGTGGTAATTTGCAAAGGCGGAAAGTAATACATTTGAACTTTAGTAATAGACATTCGCCAATACATTCAGAATTGGATGAATATGCGCTATTTTATAAGTTAGCGGAAATGCCAACAACGCATAACGGTAACATTGAACCCCAAGCCTATGAAATATTTAGTTTTCATTCTTTTATTTAGTTTCACCGCAAGTGGACAAAACTCAAAAAAGAAAGTATATATTCAACATAACAACTCAGATAGTCTTGAAGTTATCGAAGGTAAGAGAAAATATGCTTATAATTTTATTTTTCCAAAGGCATCAGTCATTGATTCCTATTTCATTTTATCAAGAGATGAAACTTTTTATATCAAATATGAATTTAAAGGTTCTGCTCGTTCACTTTATTTCATTATTGCGGAATTCAAGTGGAAAGCAAAAAACATTTATCTGAATAATTATACTAGTCTTAATAACCGAGAAGGCCAATGGTCTGGTGTAGTGAAATTTTTGGACAATAAACAAATTAGCAACTTTGACCAAGTTGAGGAAATATTTTTTTCAGTTGAGAATAACGACAAAATTCACGTTTTTAAAAACTCAAGAGAAATTGCCACAATGAATCTTCCTAATGAAATCGAAAATGAAATGATTTTGGATGATGAAGTGATATTTAAAATTTTGAATGAAGCCAAAGATATCTCAATCGAATAGCGGCACAGCTGTTAACACAAGGGTTTTGCATCATGCGGGCTGAAGTGCAAAATTCAACATTAGTTTTTCATTTAAACATTAGTAATAAAATCAGTTTTTGTGCTTCAATTTAGCTTCGCTGAACTAGGTCTTCCGCCTGAAAACAAAGTCCTAAAATAGCAAACACATCATTAATATACAGCAATGTCTGTATTTCATTGGATTAATTTTTTAGAAACCAAAAATGAATATTATCCTGATTTCGAAAAATACTTAAACGATCATAAAAGCATTAATAAATGAAAATCTTAAGTACTTTATAGATGAACAAAACCGTTAAAATCGCTGTTGCTCTGATTATTGTCATCGCATTGGGAATGATTGGGTTCGCTTATCTAAATCAAGAAGAATGGACTACAAATAGTAACTGCGCAAATTGCGAATTAGCAGAAAGCGGAAAACCTCAAAGGTTGATAGGCACCATAAAAGCAGAGACCGAAAATAAAATGCTTTTTACGCAGCTGGAAAGCGGAAAAACCTATTATTTAATTCCTTGCGATGTGCAGTGCGACAACCACCTAAACCAATGGTTTAAGCAAATAGGTTTTACAGATGTGGCAACCAAACAGCCTTTGTATTTTGATATTGAAGGAAAGCTTGACACCATTAAGCAGGAGTTTTTACTTTCCAGTGTGTTGTTATTGAATGAAGATGAGGTGACCATCAAACAAAAATACATCGAACCCGAGAAAGCCAAAAATCAAACCTTAATAGCACTAAAAAAGAAATACAACAGCATCAGCGAAGCCACCTTTCCACTCAATGAGGCCTCTGTTTCCGAATTCAGGATAGCCATTTACAATCATTTTTCCGAAACCGAAAGAAAACAATCAACACCCATAAAAGAGGTGACTTGGGAAGTAAACGAGACCACCTTGCTTACGATTTGGTTTATACAGAAAGAAAATGAATGGAGACCGATTGAGCAATATCAATGGCAAAAGGGAACCGAATGTTAATCATTTGATGTCGACAAATTGTTCAACCGTATGATACAAATATCAATGAAAAGAAAATGGTTTGGCAAATAAATATAATATATGATAAAAGCCTACATCAATAATCAGGAACTATCGGCCGATGCGTTGCATTATGACCAGTGGTTTTACAAAAAATACAATGAAAATAAGGCGGTTTATAACTTCAGTATAATAATTCCGTATGATGATTTTGTACAAAAGCTGAAACCAAATTATGAGCAACTCATAGAAGAACTCACGGAGGATGACCGCTTGCACAACGAGAATTTCTTTCTTGACAGCTATGGTATTTCGGATTATCCGTTTTTTGAAGAGGTAATAAAAAATGCAGAGGAAGAAAACTATAAAATTGATTTTTTATCTTCATTTTTTGCTGAGCAAATTTTCAGTACCTATGTCAATACAAAATCGGCAGATAAATGGATTATCAGGAAACTTACCAAAATTGATAATGACGGGAAAGAGGTTTTTATAAACGACGAAGTACAACAAATGGATTGATATGTCAAAAATACAATGTAATTGCGGGCAAATTATTCCCGACCAATCAGACTTTATCAAACACAAAGCACACTTTGTTGCCGACCAGGATTATTTTGACTTGTTAGATGAAATTGAAAACAGAGAATGGAACGACCTGGCTACAAGAGCATCGAAGTATTTTAGTGAGATTTTTCAATGCAATTCCTGCAACAGCCTCATTGTTTTTAAGGATAAAAAGCGTTTTGATTTTGCGCCATTAGACAAAGACAAAAGCTCAGGAATACTGACATCGTATTTGGGCCAAAAATGGTTGGGAACGCTATCGGCCAACTTTAGAAACGGGCAGGGAGACATTTTTTGGAGTACCAATTTGGAAAGTGGCTTTAGACAAAATTTAGCTCTTGAAGAACTTAGACAACTGTACCATCAAAAATATAAAGAATTGACAGACTTAAATATTTTACGCCATTCTTTTCTAAACATCAACGGCATAATCGAACACGTGTTTAAGCACCAACCATAAAAAGTTAGCAAAACGTATCACAACCAATGGACTGAAATTTCATTTTTCAAGCGAATTGTAAATGAACCCCAGCGAATTGTAAATGGTAGCAATTTGTAAAAGCTACTATTTTTAAATTTGAATAACGCAAAATAATAGTGCTGATACAAATGCTATTGAAGGTATATACGCTAGTGAGTAGCGGATATGAATAAATGGGATGATATTATTTAATAACCCAAACAAAGACAGTAAAAAAATATAAATGAGCGAAATAAAATTTGATTATAAAACAGACTATATTCTAGAAGACGAAACTGTAGTTTTAAGACCTTTAAAAACAGAAGACTTTAAGCACCTTGTAAATTTTTCAATTAATGAACCTGAAATTTGGGAATTTAATATTGGTGGTGCAAACGGAGAAGAAAATTTATTGAAATACATCGACAATGCTATCAATCAAAGGCAACTCGAAAGGCAATATCCATTCATTATTTTTGATAAGAGAACCAAAGAATATGTTGGAAGCACGAGATTTTATAATATTGACTTGGAAATGAAAACAATTGAAGTCGGCTACACTTGGTACGGGAAAAAATATCAAGGAACTGGAATTAACAAAAATTGCAAATATTTAATGTTCGACTTTGCATTTGATAAATTAGGAATGGAACGAATTGGACTTGGAGCTAACAGTAAAAACCTGCGAAGTATAAATGCAATGAAAGGAATTGGTTGCACAGAAGAAGGAATTTTAAGAAGTCGGAGTTTTGACCAAAATGGAAACAGGATTGATGCCATAATTTTGAGTATTTTGAAAAATGAATGGAATGAAACTTGGAAAACGAAACTTAAAGAAAAAACGATAAAATAAGGCACTAATGCTTAAAAATTTTGTCAAAACCGGCACTAAATTTCTTCGCTTTACCTTTTCTGCATAA
This genomic interval from Chryseobacterium joostei contains the following:
- a CDS encoding GNAT family N-acetyltransferase, which codes for MSEIKFDYKTDYILEDETVVLRPLKTEDFKHLVNFSINEPEIWEFNIGGANGEENLLKYIDNAINQRQLERQYPFIIFDKRTKEYVGSTRFYNIDLEMKTIEVGYTWYGKKYQGTGINKNCKYLMFDFAFDKLGMERIGLGANSKNLRSINAMKGIGCTEEGILRSRSFDQNGNRIDAIILSILKNEWNETWKTKLKEKTIK